AGGCGACCCGGTCGCCCGGCCGCACGCCGAAGGCCTGCAATTGGCCCGCCCAGCGGTCGCACCGCCGGAAGAACTCTTCGTACGTCAGCCGGCGGGCGCCGTCGACGACGGCCTCGCGCTCCGGGTACAGCGCGCGCGCCCGGCGGGCCAGATCGAGCGGGGTGAGCGGCAGTTCCATCGTGCGCCTCCGATTCCCGGACCCGTGCTACGGCAGCAGGAGGAGGTACGGGTGCTCGAGCACGTGCTTGACGCGCTGCAGGAACTGCGCCGCCGGCGCGCCGTCCACGACCCGGTGGTCGAAGGTCAGCGACAGCACCATGGTCGGCCGCACCTCGATCCGCCCGCCGGCCGCCACGGGCCGGTCGTGCACGCGGCCGGCGCCGAGGATCGCCGCCTCGGGCGGATTCAGGATCGGCGTGAAGGCGTCGACGTCGAACATGCCGAGATTGGTGACGGTGAACGTTCCGCCGTCCATCTCCTCGGGCCGCAGCTTGAATCCCCGCGCCCGCTCGGAGAGATCCCGGACCGCGGCGGAGATCTGCGCCAGCGTCAGGCGATCCGCGTGCCGGATCACGGGGACGACGACCCCTTCGTCGAGCGCGACGGCGAGACCGAGGTGTATCTCGGCAAGCCGCCGCGCGCCGTCGCCGTCCCAGCGCGCGTTGAGCCGCGGATGATCGCGCAGGGCGGCCGCCGACGCGCGCACGACGATGTCGGTGTAGGTCGGCCGGATGCCCCCGCGGCGCTCGAGCTCCGGACCGACCTCGTCGCGGAGTCTCGCCGACTCCGCCATGTCCACTTCGGTGGTGAGCGTCAGCTGCGCCGTGCCGCGCAAACTCTCGGTCATGCGGCGCGCGATGATGGCGCGCATCCGCGCCGACGCGGCGGACGCGCCTCCCGCGGGGGGAGCGTCG
This genomic window from bacterium contains:
- a CDS encoding 2-oxo acid dehydrogenase subunit E2, producing DAPPAGGASAASARMRAIIARRMTESLRGTAQLTLTTEVDMAESARLRDEVGPELERRGGIRPTYTDIVVRASAAALRDHPRLNARWDGDGARRLAEIHLGLAVALDEGVVVPVIRHADRLTLAQISAAVRDLSERARGFKLRPEEMDGGTFTVTNLGMFDVDAFTPILNPPEAAILGAGRVHDRPVAAGGRIEVRPTMVLSLTFDHRVVDGAPAAQFLQRVKHVLEHPYLLLLP